A part of Dasypus novemcinctus isolate mDasNov1 chromosome 7, mDasNov1.1.hap2, whole genome shotgun sequence genomic DNA contains:
- the LOC131279234 gene encoding disintegrin and metalloproteinase domain-containing protein 21-like codes for MNIYPLYIFFGQVSLCWHMKLVEDQDTLKVAIFLLELWAHLGSAQCSQDHLSWRYISSEVVIPRKQMFRGKSFQVPGWVSYSLKFGGQRHVIHMQLKKLLRPRYLPVISQDDQGALHTDHPHVPRDCYYIGYLEKIPYSLVTADMCYGGIEGIMKLDDLTYEIKPLKDSHRFEHIISQIVANGNAMEPAYKPGTQEEIDSLFSAENITVAPKLSSTRFASHELSIQGLPQCSHAMYRTMNNFTECVKYMVGYTNVVDSFLWGLHVRYYIIALIIYNVRDPATLTPYEVPGSPFYTFYQQTIYQNIQHKSSFMVDKDGPEDYAFSTKFSRVCHRDNLVMIGQLGRPYILLSTITAQNIGLSLGVPLDGEFCVCQRRATCIMQIYPGITDAFSNCSFNHTVTIHLYGPNCLAEDRYPLFNETLTEFRCGNEIVEETEQCDCGSFKKCYSNPCCTTNCELTPGSHCDIELCCTNCTYTPTGTLCRPIQNICDLPEYCNGNTHTCPVDFHMQDGTPCSEKSYCFKGNCTDRDLQCKAIFGNVAMDAPDVCYTLNTEGDRFGQCTRKKDVRYKTPCPEEHKFCGRLQCTNVTHLPQLQEHVSFHQSLLENAFCFGVDEHRRTGSNDVGRPNDGSICAPGKYCNFVFCNGSVANIGYDCFPEKCNYRGICNNLKNCHCHVGWDPPLCLKRGAGGSINSGPPPRKMRSVKQKTDIVIYLRVVYGRIYAFLFALLFGLATNVRNIKTTTIIEEGTES; via the coding sequence AtgaatatataccctttatacattttctttggaCAGGTATCACTGTGTTGGCACATGAAGCTGGTGGAGGACCAGGACACCCTCAAGGTAGCCATCTTCCTGCTTGAGCTCTGGGCACACCTGGGTTCTGCCCAGTGTTCTCAAGATCATCTCTCATGGCGCTACATCTCCTCCGAGGTGGTGattcccaggaagcagatgttCCGTGGCAAAAGTTTTCAGGTACCAGGCTGGGTCTCCTACAGCCTAAAATTCGGTGGCCAGAGACACGTCATCCACATGCAGCTCAAGAAACTGCTCAGGCCCAGATATCTACCGGTGATATCCCAGGACGACCAAGGTGCCCTACACACTGATCATCCCCATGTTCCTCGAGATTGTTACTACATCGGCTACCTGGAGAAGATTCCTTATTCCCTGGTCACTGCGGACATGTGCTATGGAGGTATCGAAGGTATTATGAAGTTGGATGACCTTACCTATGAAATCAAACCCCTCAAGGATTCCCACAGGTTTGAACACATCATTTCTCAGATAGTGGCAAATGGAAATGCAATGGAGCCTGCATATAAACCAGGAACCCAAGAGGAAATAGATTCCTTGTTCTCTGCAGAAAACATCACTGTAGCCCCAAAGTTGTCTAGCACACGATTTGCATCCCATGAACTCAGTATTCAAGGCCTTCCTCAATGTTCTCATGCAATGTATAGAACAATGAACAACTTTACAGAATGTGTCAAATATATGGTAGGTTATACTAATGTAGTTGACTCATTTTTGTGGGGTTTACATGTACGTTACTATATTATTGCTTTGATCATATATAATGTAAGGGATCCGGCCACTCTGACTCCTTATGAGGTGCCAGGAAgtccattttatacattttatcaacaGACCATCTATCAAAATATTCAACACAAGTCATCTTTCATGGTGGATAAAGATGGACCAGAGGACTATGCTTTTAGTACGAAATTTTCTCGTGTGTGCCATCGTGACAATCTGGTAATGATTGGCCAGCTAGGGAGGCCGTATATACTGCTTTCTACGATTACAGCACAAAATATTGGGCTATCATTGGGGGTGCCTTTAGATGGGGAATTTTGTGTTTGCCAGAGGAGGGCCACCTGCATTATGCAAATATACCCGGGGATAACAGATGCATTTAGCAACTGTTCCTTTAACCATACAGTAACTATACATCTGTATGGACCTAATTGCCTTGCTGAAGATCGTTACCCcctttttaatgaaacattaacAGAATTTCGTTGTGGAAATGAAATAGTGGAGGAGACAGAGCAATGTGACTGTGGCTCCTTCAAGAAGTGTTATAGTAATCCCTGTTGTACCACTAACTGTGAACTGACGCCTGGGAGTCATTGTGACATCGAACTATGCTGTACAAATTGTACTTATACCCCAACTGGGACGCTCTGCAGACCTATACAAAATATATGTGATCTTCCTGAGTACTGCAATGGGAACACCCATACATGTCCTGTAGACTTTCATATGCAAGATGGAACCCCCTGCAGTGAAAAGAGTTACTGCTTTAAAGGCAACTGCACAGATCGTGACTTGCAATGCAAAGCCATCTTTGGTAACGTTGCTATGGATGCTCCAGATGTTTGCTATACATTAAATACTGAAGGAGACCGATTTGGACAATGTACGAGAAAGAAAGATGTTAGATATAAAACTCCATGTCCAGAAGAACACAAGTTTTGTGGAAGGTTGCAGTGCACTAATGTCACTCATCTTCCACAGTTGCAGGAACATGTTTCATTCCATCAGTCTCTCTTAGAAAATGCCTTTTGTTTTGGGGTGGATGAACACCGTCGAACAGGATCTAATGATGTTGGAAGACCGAATGATGGTTCCATCTGTGCCCCTGGAAAGTACTGCAATTTTGTCTTTTGCAATGGATCTGTGGCAAATATCGGCTATGACTGTTTCCCTGAGAAGTGCAATTATAGAGGAATTTGCAACAATCTAAAGAACTGTCACTGCCATGTAGGCTGGGACCCACCACTATGTCTAAAACGTGGTGCTGGTGGAAGTATAAACAGTGGACCCCCTCCAAGGAAAATGCGGTCCgtgaaacaaaaaacagacatagTGATATATTTGAGAGTGGTCTATGGTCGCATTTATGCCTTCCTATTTGCATTACTCTTTGGGTTGGCCACAAATGTACGAAATATCAAAACTACCACAATCATAGAAGAGGGAACAGAGTCTTAg